DNA sequence from the Liolophura sinensis isolate JHLJ2023 chromosome 1, CUHK_Ljap_v2, whole genome shotgun sequence genome:
ACACCTCTGAAAGGATTTATCCTCCCACATCGGTTTACATCTTATGTACATAGTTACACCTCTGTGTACATGGTTTTACACCTCTAGATTTTCACACGTTCGTTTGGTTTTACACACCAGTGTTGATTTGTACCGCTACATCTTTGTGTTTACATAAgtttacctcccaccataatgctggccgaggtTAAAACCTGAATGACTTATAGGCTTTGCAGCCATGTAGGCTTTTATACCCCCAGAAGAGTTTGACAAATGTTTGATATGTCCGTCCTATAGTTGTACACATTGGTGGTGTGCTCCGTTCAATAAATTGCTGGACCACAGTATTAACCTTTGCTGTTACGGCAACATCTCTTCAGTGCATATGACTTGTAGCCCGACAGTTCATATATCAGCATACAATTAGACACTTACAGTGCAGTAAGCAGACTACTCTAATTTTGCAACCTTTTCAACCCTCTGTAACCAAGTTTTAAACATTCTGCAAGAACTATGGGTtctagagaaataatttgcacagcttgcgtctttaatgacacaaataaataattttagcgtcatttttgtaataactGTATGAGTAACTTTCActgaaaagtgctttagtggttgaaaaggttgaagatttacaatatgCAGAAAACGTAGTGGCATCCATAGCGCATCGGCCATTCACAGTGCACATAGACGCCAGACTGGCTAGCCCTTActtcccctccccccacccttTTGGATTTGCAAGCCACACATTAAGTGTCATTTGATAGTCTTTGCCTGGTATAACCCAAACCTCCATCATCAAGGTGAAGGCTCTATAGCCCGCTCTGGCACCAGAGCAATTTCCTTCCACAGAAAAGCACAGGCTgcatcaatgtacatgtaatttgattcAGACATCAATCAACTAATgagtcaaatttcaaatttgagaAAATAATGCCATTTTGAAGATAGTGGGTTTTAATGAATTTCAAAGAGCATAATTACAATCAATGTTTCATTTTGACAAATATCTGAACATGATTATGATAATCACATAGAAATTACTCTCCATAAAATAATATTGAACAGTAATAATTAGAACTGACTATGGCACATGGTTAGCATTCAGACCACTGTTCAATCGTGTTATACACAGGAATGTCCAGTTTCAGTGACCATAAACAACTAATAACTTATCGCTCTCTAAGAGCttatataacaaatatgttGACCTTGTCAACTTGATATCAGCTAGAATACAAACACAGTAGCCATATTTGAATATTCCCACAGAGAAATTTCCTCTGGACTATACATACCAGAATATCTATACATAaactttgtttttaaaataactcatgtacaggtgtacaaaTTGTTACAAAACCTTAGCAAAACTCCTaacttggaaatgtgttttttagGCAAATACATGTGCTACAAacattttctaaaatcaatgaGGCTGAACCAGACTTTATACCGCTGTggaaaagtgagaaaaaaaaacagattccAAAAATCATTTCTCAGCACACCTCACAAATCGATCAAACGCTTCGTTAACCCACATATTATACAATATAATGAATTTCATTATATCAATGACATCTGTACTTTATATCACCTTTGATATCATGTCATCAGCGAGTGATCATCACATGATGACACAGGTGTACTATCATCAGTAGAGAACACTATTATGTTACTAAGCTTGGCTGACCACACTGTCCAAGtaggaatttattttattttttggatcaATTTTGAAGGAGACAATttaaattcagattaaatgtttttcagtgaaactttttatgcacttttttatCAAGCCCCATATCATTACTCTGCAGAGAAAAATGAATGCATTCTTTTGTACATATTATGTTCGAGATGAATATATGTTCAATATCACCTAGTGTCATGAGGGATTCCTCCtccctctgtccggtttcccgcCACCATaatgggggccttcgtggcttggttggttagcgcgctagagcagcgttataatccaagagcctctcaccaatgcggtcgctgtgagttcaagtctagctcatgccggcttcctcttcggccgtatacgggcagatcttccagcaacctgcagatggttgtgggttccctcccaacataatgctggtctccatcgtataagtgaaatattcttgagtagggtgtaaaacaccaatcaaataaataaataaatcccaccataatgttggctgccgtcctattcgtgaaacattcttgagtacggcgttaacctcaaatcaaataaataaccaaatttgTCTTACAGAGTTCTCCATCATTTCTACAAGGGGAACGCAATCCTCATCCTTTCCTTGTAGCATACCGGcctacacaaacatgtatgatACTTTGTCAGATGTAAAAAAATACTCTTGGATGTTTTTCTTGGATGCTAACAATTTCCTTTCACTTCTTTCCTCTAATAGGTTGTACTCAAGCAAGTTCTTGTACATAATGCAATAGGTACCAAATCCCTATGCTTTGAAGAAGTAAATAACCCTTGATATATTTACTGCTCACGTTTCAGTCTTGTATTTGAAATGCTGGGGGCTTTAAGGTCATTCTGTGATCATTTTGTAGATGCTTTCTGTCTGTTGCAAATACTGCTTCACTTATCTACAGctgcacagatatatatatatatatatatatatatatatatatataaggtgtACATTTTGACTTAAATGTGATTATGGTGAATtgaatttgttttcttgaatgaatttctcaaaatgctaTGTATATTCCTTTCTTTCTTCCAAATTCTGCACACAGAACATGATAATTTCCAGTTATCCTTCTGATATAGATGTTCTGGTAACCATAAAACTATCATGAACCTTAAATCAACCCTTACAGAAATCACTCCTCagagatttaaaaaataaagatgtgatGCCATCAAGGGAAGATAACTGTGGGCATCATTCCCCCTAACAGTGCTTGGCAAACTGATAAATATACACAAGTTCTGTCATGTTAACCAGTGCTAATCCTGAGAATAATTCTGTTCGTGCTCAATTTTTCTATTATTTCATGTCCAAATTTATGCACTTTTAGAATTTCAATTTGGTGCCAATTTCAGGATTTCCTGTAACTTTTCTTGAGCTACTTGCTTGTCGCATGATCAAAGCTGCCACTCAGGTATCAGCTACACCAGCAAGTGCTGGATTCGACAACGTAACCtcattgtacatgtgcagatCAGTTACTACCATGTATGAATCTCGAAAAGTTGCAGAGCTATACAGCAGAACTATACAGCAGAATGACAAAACCTGCCATGAGTCTGCACTCCCCGGAATGGAAGTATTATAATttcatattcatacatgtacacatttaataCAACTCTGAAAGTTCTCCATGAGTCATCGCTCTACCAATGGCTTGGGCATTGCCTCCTCCACCACCTGCCGCATCATGCGGATTGTCTCCTTAGGGTCATCACTCATAACCACAGCACTCCCGGACACAATTACGTTAGCACCGGCCTGTAAATACAGTCAGGGGGTTCCACATAACAGTCTCAAAAACAGGTAATAAGAAACAGAAGGTAGACTTTGTCAAACTACTATCCTGTACTTGACCTCAAATTCTGTCCTTAACTATGTTACTCATCTGGCCTCATTCTGTTTTGAATGAGTGCGTCCTAGTGATTGAAAGACATGTTCCGCTCTGCCATGACCACTCCCAAAACCTGAATGATCTATTTCTATactaaaggtacatgtacaagatgtaCTGTCAGACACCAGCTGATGTCAGCATAACTCATAATAAACATGTAGTGTTAGCTGATATCAGCATAACTCATGATGAACATGTAGTTCCAGCTGATGTCAGCATAACTCATGATAAACATGCAGTTTCAGCTGATGTCAGCCTAACTCATAATAACAATGTAGTTTCAGCTGATGTCAGCATAACTCATGATAAACATGTAGTGTTAGCTGAGGTCAGCAAAACTCATGATAAACATGTAGTGTCAGCTGACGTCAGCATAACTCATAATAACCATGTAGTGTTAGCTGATGTCAGCATACCTCATGATAAACATGTAGTGTTAGCTGATATCAGCATAACTCATGATAAACATGTAGTTTCAGCTGATGTCAGCCTAACTCATAATAAACATGTAGTGTTAGCTGATGTCAGCCTAACTCATAATAACCATGTAGTGTCAGCTGACGTCAGCATAACTCATAATAAACATGTAGTGTTAGCTGACATCAGCATAACTCATGATAACCATGTAGTGTTAACTGATGTCAGCATAACTCATGATAAACATGTAGTGTTGGCTGATGTCAGCAAAACTCATGATAAACATGTTGTGTCAGCTGATGTCAGCCTAACTCATAATAAACATGTTGTGTCAGCTGACGTCAGCATAACTCATAATAAACATGTAGTGTTAGCTGACATCAGCATAACTCATGATAACCATGTAGTGTTAACTGATGTCAGCATAACTCATGATAAACATGTAGTGTCAGCTGATGTCAGCATAACTCATGATAAACATGTAGTGTCAGCTGATGTCAGCACAACTCATGATAAACATGTAGAGTTAGCTGATGTCAGCATAACTTATGATAACCATGTAGTGTTAACTGATGTCAGCATAACTCATGATAACCATGTAGTGTCAGCTGGGGTCAGCAAAACTCATGATAAACATGTAGTGTTAGCTGATGTCAGCATAACTCATGATAAACATGTAGTGTCAGATGATGTCAGCATAACTCATGATAACCATGTAGTGTTAGCTGATGTCAGCATAACTCATGATAACCATGTAGTGTTAGCTGATGTCAGCATAACTCATGATAAACATGTAGTGTCAGCTGATGTCAGCATAACTCATGATAAACATGTAGTGTCAGCTGATGTCAGCATAACTCATGATAAACATGTAGTGTCAGCTGATGTCAGCAAAACTCATGATAAACATGTAGTGTTAGCTGATGTCAGCATAACTTATGATAACCATGTAGTGTTAACTGATGTCAGCATAACTCATGATAACCATGTAGTGTCAGCTGGGGTCAGCCAAACTCATGATAAACATGTAGTGTTGGCTGATGTCAGCAAAACTCATGATAAACATGTAGTGCCAGCTGATGTAAGTAAACCTCACCTCAGCACACTGATGAATAGTTTTGGGACCAACTCCTCCATCCACTTCTATGTCTAATGTTCGAAAGTTTTCTCGTAGATACCGAACCTACcgaagaaaagaaataaaagagaaacatttttaatatttaaaggcTTTATCCTGAAATTAGATCAATGCGAAGACACTAGACAGCAGTGTGACAGCGCTGTGAtttgtaaatttaatgttgTCTATGTCCCTGACAAAACTTTCATTATGAATAATACAagagaaaatgaacaaattaatgcttattttttgtaatattccACTGTTAATGGGACTAAAAACAATGCACACTGGGATCCTATTCTACTGCACCTTAATTTCcagcaaacatttatttatttatttatttgattggtgttttacgccgtactcaagaacatttcacttatacgacggagaccagcattatggtgggagcaaaccgggcagagcccagtggaaacccatgaccatccacaggttgctggcagaccagaccttcccatgtacgaccagagaggaagacagcatgggctggacttgaacacacagcgaccacattggtgagaggctcctgggtcattacgctgccctagcgtgctaaccaactgagccactcaAGCAAATATGAATACTACACTAAGATCAGTGGAGAATGTCAGTTACCTTTGGCATCATATCTTCCATGAATTTCTGACCCCCAAAGCCAGGCTCCACTGTCATGATGATTACCCAGTCTACTTCCTTCAGTAAGGGcaacagactctccacaggggTACCAGGCTTAATCCCCACCCCAGCCTACCgaagacaaacaaacattgatttattcagtAATATTCGCATACACAGTCATTATTACCAGTTACAGTAAGTTGGTTGGCAATTTGTTTGCCATAAAAGTATACATCCGTTTGTTGGATGAAGTGAGAAAACCGTGAATCGGTTCAAATTACACATGGCTAAACGAATTAACAAATATTAAACGAATTTCTCTCTCGAAAAGTTACTATTACAACACATTTAAGCAAACAAGACAGTTCTGAAAATGCAATAATGTTGATAAGTTGAGGTGACTCATACCTTTAAACATCAAATGTGGAGGTATGATGATTTATGTGATTGGCATGGTATTAAACACTatactgatttttttctctcctaCAACTGGAGTTTTTTGACTGAGGAAACTGGGTTTCCCACAGCATATCAGTCCATGCAGTTACCAGTACCACACAgacttcctgacttaaagccacagcatGGGTTGTATTAAAGactgcaattttatttttaaggtGTTGATCATCAAAACGTAAAAAATCAGATGTACCTTCAATTATGAAATGTAACACATGACAAGTATTAATACAGTATGCATGAAGTGGTGTTCTCCATGTGTGTTATAGATTACCGGTGGATCAGCCTATAACATACATTTAGTACTGAGGAAATTGTTTGCTTTTATCTTTTGTTCCTGCACTTGAATGGCAACCATCTAAATTATGGGTGGAGCAAACAAGACTGAGCCTTGTGGGGAAGCATTACTATTTTGCCGAGTACATAACAAGATAAACATATACACTATGTTAATCATACCCTCATTCCCGCTTCCTTGATCTTGCGAATGCATGTCATTGGGTCATCTGAGCCCTCAATATGGAAGGTGTAGAGATCTGCCCCTGCATCAGCCATCCCTTCAACCCactacaaacaaatacatgtaagtcaaagtCTTACACCTGACATACTAAGTAACACATATTTAAATAAGTAACTTCGCAAGAAAGCCAGTATGTAGGTTTCCTTGAAATTGCTTTTTAACATAAGCTACTGTCAAAGTGAAGTTCACAAAGTCAAGTGTAGTTAAACTAGATAGACTCTATGCGCTGTTTTAAATTTCTGACTTTTGTTACTATTAATTACAGTGTCTTGATACAATGCTTTAACCTACGTCATGCCGTTAACACTAGTACTGAAAACCTTTGATTCATCAAACTTTATTAATATTATGATCTGTTCACTGGGCACTGTAaccatatatttttgagtaaaaataaaatcaagacAGAGTATAAACTGTCATTCAGTGAAAGCTACTTCATATCGTACAGTCTTCTCCTTTCCCTTTAATACATTACCTTTTGTCAGAACTGAAAGCTGGATACATTCAATAATTAATGATTCCAGGACGAATCTGCTGCTATTTTTAGATATCTTTTCTCTTGCTCTTTAGTaccgctgtttttttttttgtttttttttgttttttttcctttttttttctgcttgttaTTCTGTTGCGGAAGTTTCAATTTTCTTTCCATGAATAAATTGGTGTGTGTTTTTCAGGAAACTGAGTGTTATAAGGCACAAGTAGTGAAAAATCCTGTTTCACCAAGCTTTCACCTTGGGgttgttttggtttttgttcAGATTTGGAAATCACATAAAGTAAATGGAAAAATAACTGTGGATTGTGCCTAACTAAAGCTAAATGATCTCCTCCTcatttaacattctgacatttacccTGTAGATCTACTGACCgcatgaatgtcagaaatataaaatatggaagTAGTACATGTAACGTGGTTGAATTAAACTGACCAGCTGGTGTCGTAATTTGACAGCAAAGGGAGACAATCGACGAATTCTTTTTAAGTTCTGGCATCTAATCACAAGCATCTTTTAACCCATTTTAAACATAAGCTTATGCTCCAATCCAATAAGGCGGCATATAACAATTGGTGTTCTTTTTCCAGATACGCGATGGCAATGATACGCGCCTGAAAACAGTATAGATGTCTTTACCTTTTCCGGGTTGTTTACCATCATGTGCATTTCAAAGTACACACCCGGTAATTTGGGTCGCAAACATTTCACGACAGGATGACCAAATGTTAAATTCGGAACAAAATGACCGTCCATGACATCAAGATGCAGGAAATCCGATCCAGAGTCCATCATTCGCTGACATTCTGAGGCCAAATTCGACAGATCAGCGTTGAGAATAGATGGACCAATTTTGCAGCACGTTCCAGTGGGGGCCGCCATATTGAAACAAGCGCGAAACAAGCGCCCCATTAAAAATTTACCCTAGGTCCTTTATCCACTTTTCATCATTTGGAAGGAACTGACGAGTCTAATTTAGGGGCTCCATGCCACAACATATCTATTTCACATTGTCTGCTATAGAGTATATCATTTCATTTGCATTTCATTTTGCATGCTGCACATGGTATAATCAAATCACTGATTTCCTTGCTCTCTATCCTTCCATTTGTTGTTACAAAGCCTTTtctaatataattttatttactcAAGTTTTATGGTGAAGTAGAAGAGAAGAGAGTAAAATAGACTGAtgttatgtatgtctgtatagGCCCATACgattaatgtacatgcatgttatacTGAAAGTTGTTCTATTATATATCCAGcttaataaacattttgttttgctttccaATTTGTATTATTTACCTGTATTATTATATGTGGAAATGACCATTGTTTATATAATTaagtattttgttaattttagcCCACCCAagtcatatgaataaatatacttaGAAATGCATATTGtggtaaattttttaaaaataaatttacttttaaCTTCCAAATGGATTTAATTTCTACTGTCACTCTTATATGTCTGCGAGGATTTTAAAGTTGTGTCAGACTTAAGCTTAATTTTTAATCTGGGAGTTATTGACGAGAAAATATTGTGTGGCCTGTTCTTGATATAATTCAGTACCCGGTACATGTTACTGAGTCTTATGCGCTTATCAGCAAGAGGTATTATAGCTGAAACAGGCTACCcaatgacatgtacataaaaaacattctTTGTGGGGAATGAAACATTCAGTTTTGTTGTTCTTGAATCATTCAATTTTTGAAACTTAAGtatgtttaaaataattatattcCTCACTAAATGTTTCAGCTTTTAATGACTGTGGTGCAAATTTTACAGTCGTTTGTATCATTTTCGATACATCGCTTATTCAATTTACAAGGGGCGGCAACTGCGATTGTGACAAATCCTACCTAGGTGATTTTTCCACCAGGGTATCGAATTTTCCAGAGATGTAGTCACAACGGTTTCGCATTATAAAAATGccttaaataacaaatatgtgtTTACCCTACAAGAAAATGTGATGAatcattcaatttttttgtaattattttgcGATTTCTGGTGACAAAAGTAAATGCTGATGGCAATGATTTAATACGAAACTATAATAAATTTGACAGTACAGGAACCACGGAGACGAAAGCGCAAAGTGTGAAACGAGGTGCATTTATGTTCTTCAATGCACCATCCGAAATGAGACCGAGAACAGCATAAAAATGACCGATACACGGAGCCCTGATAAGCGGGACAAGCGGATCGTGGCTTTAGCTGCAGGTGTAACTGAAGCTCAAGACCGCAAAATCCCACAGGTTTTACTGGGCCTTGAAGGTGAGTATGCATGAATGGAGTGCTGCCAATTCGTGCTTGTCTCAACTTGCTGACAACTGACATGCTGAACGCAGAGTGATTTCCTCTCGCGGCCCCTGGCACTGTGTGACAGTTTACGTCATGACATTAGTTCATAAGTCCTTGATTAAAATGGCTATTTCCTCAAACGCACTCGCATGTAGTAGTGCAACGTTGATGTCTATTTCAAACAGAtatcaaaaattgttgaaaaaatagACCTCAGCtgttaatttaattgaactatcGATGTAGCAGTCAGTTACGGTATTCTAAATAAGAAACTAAgctgttaaataattaaaatttacaacTCATATAAACAGCCAAACAGCTGAGTTTTGCAGCTTATAAAGTTTCATCTACTACAGGGCCCTGGAAGTATCATATTTGAAGGATATGGAAACATCTAACTTGGCCCTACCATAATTGTTTCTCTACAAGAGTCAAATCTTTAGGAAACACAAGGCATaggctcaaatccagccttCGACATGAATTTGTAGGTTTCTGTGCTCTCATTTTTCATGGGTCCTCGGTGGCAGTaaatcagtaggcctataggcctactgtatccaTCAGTATATTGTTCACAGATGTATGTGTTTGTCATGTATTATGTTTGtctcatatgtgggaaagttcatctgATGATCAGTAAGGGGCATTCCGGCTTCCTCCATTGTGTGAACGAAAAGTTCTTCAATTTTTGAGCAGTGAGATATAGGTTTGGTTTCAATTCCTTTAGAAGACAATGCTAATCTAAGGAGCAAGTTACTCCTCGTATCACATAGAGTGTTAGGgtttattactgtacatgtatgaatgtgtatgtgttttactTTGCAGAAATCCTTGTCTCTGTAGAAGGGACAAATGAGGCTGTGAAGATCAAGGAAGATGTATGGAAGCTGGACCTGCTGCCTGTACTATTACTGGTGCTGAAGAAAGATTACAGTCTGACTCCTGGAGGATGGAGGACAGCGTCTCGACTTGCCAGTACCCTGAGGTGAGATGATTTCAGTTGTCAGATCAGATCAATGCTGAGGAAACGGTAGAGGGCTACAAAGTGTGCCAATAGTGAACTTGTGGCACTgcactgtgtacacatgcaCCGTTGAGCCTGGCTGGTTCTGATACTGGTTTTCTGTAGAAGGGAAGTACAAAAAACAGATTTAACAATCTTTGTTAGAATAAAATAGTAGGGAATATTTTGTACGAATTttgaaaaatgatataaaaactgtatttttaatattattggTATATGATACTGTGTGAGTGTGTTATGTTTATTGTGGTTTCAGCCGTGTCTGCTGTGGTCTTCACCCACACACCTCAGAGGAGTACTACAACAGACAACTGCCTACAGCAATAGAcaacatgtacatcatagctCGCAGAGTTCAGGCCAGGTTCAGCCAAATTCCACACAACATGGTGAGTCAAATTCACTAACACTACACGATTTTTCACCTGTAATTAATGTTCAAATCCCACACAACATGGGTAGTCAGATTCAGTAACAATACACGATTTACCACCTGTAATTAATGTTCAAATCCAACACAACACAGCGAGTCAGATTCACCACCTGTAATTAATGTTCAAATCCAACACAACATGGGTAGTCAGATTCACTGACAATACAAGATTCACCACCTGTAATTAATGTTCAAATCCAACACAACATGGGTAGTCAGAT
Encoded proteins:
- the LOC135481828 gene encoding ribulose-phosphate 3-epimerase-like, with amino-acid sequence MAAPTGTCCKIGPSILNADLSNLASECQRMMDSGSDFLHLDVMDGHFVPNLTFGHPVVKCLRPKLPGVYFEMHMMVNNPEKWVEGMADAGADLYTFHIEGSDDPMTCIRKIKEAGMRAGVGIKPGTPVESLLPLLKEVDWVIIMTVEPGFGGQKFMEDMMPKVRYLRENFRTLDIEVDGGVGPKTIHQCAEAGANVIVSGSAVVMSDDPKETIRMMRQVVEEAMPKPLVER